From one Bombus affinis isolate iyBomAffi1 chromosome 9, iyBomAffi1.2, whole genome shotgun sequence genomic stretch:
- the LOC126920092 gene encoding kinesin-like protein KIF20B: MLYTFHGRNETEQNVDIKIISSNMKKKKEDNDIKDDPLTVLINVGRSDRDDVEFMIADKLANKKYFFEDEDLCGRYSDPTKPSENNEDTISRYTSATCLSTNNVYLRIKPNSAKTNKEIYRVVGLKTLHVKKGENVDKKYSFTRIFDSESTQADLFCQSVRWQVIYFLLGESSTILTYGASNSGKTYTLYGSTDSPGIIPRAIEFLFSSINCTLAPWYKISDDNRIVCLDEHERNSEIHNKTNLINPNVIAKEEYTQARLSLNNSNPRIAELKEQDLWSDECMSSVWMSVAEIYNDNVYDLLAIDDQDRRPLKVTTRRDCSTYVNGLKFIHITTALEACQLLIFVRSRMAVISTAPNIANSQSHTILTLKLLKYEKENVPEEVRVSTLTFFDVAGSRKFKKGEGRGCGSIESRNINNSLLVLGRCLKSLRDTHPSGDNVTGPFRESKLTRILQKVLTGREKVSFIINIDIGIDSFPKTLSALNFSAMAKKLGSEPEILKRSTFSVTTMTPRSSKSSTCAPAANSPRKVITMDFEEYETLKQQNKKLVEELSAIKATSNKKQIVSMKVSKEAQTENSFFDYTELQKKHAELMKRLEALERENLNREFEIRQELLDHYSTVIKQLESTWKKRTQNIEDERRHLLKWSVNQVETFFKERIDSITCNKKRKRDDDNNSNEIRPTYVELEAENAMITSEVVDLREMVRSLRTENKLLNKDRNIYELEFSIIDGRLKYVYELAEVNFPELSFKMQNDPCDPDRFINELKRMFDEMADKIWYLKCDLKAASNNRAEIMAKSMETEKMLWNTKITLKETLNKVKDLESERREKTNLIHNLQLQLRLLRKELTDTQEYEIDYDAKCAGKEDVRILNRKYHSLSNEDFFCSDNSDNTELITQAHVDIKSEGYFNDDTKNSLKNVSLNTVDSDLDRHIFRSSDGDNVNEDSGIDFSCRRQSINDSSSMEETKENSTRTTSMFHHYNDGCEQTRQLKTNHMNVEHYTEQEREMSLDRELSRDVSDLKLAIETLRRMADFNKLEVAEYRSKLLCCEEKAKELKEENEKLIKIVEIDSQKYNERINQLTQELLVKEEDDNRSLKQLETCLKKCASLEDQLSMLHLVHEQTLKSFANKNPQIEKSGKELSAKSLETSDKVAETRSDLFRVQQLQEKVNGLETVLEKCQEERNNYRERLQEHLETQSMLEMKLKWLSTEIRSRDDELVSLKKEFNNMAQQNESNDERMKHLSGEIVRSNDNVRCMKEKLTYLEETRKNLEERLENEIVDPRSSLTNIIQKIYEQNKDREEKFYKLKLQLRENETEMDLLKKHRNDNIKKYECMVQYLRIEVEKKKEQLSKLQKLIFSNFTLRYRKLCNKRRSKSMVFQLQKLTICSKQDLKMSSVDRIANDEELSPSIYECSIDNSRDIYFPNSQLSARNEEFDTKSAYGTEESCPTESSLGLNDSNVDARQIQSDASDCSEVHCGCGIGFKNAGRQGRMSGWMKVRRSIANTCLLSQPCGEYTSVHNDAFKTDVVKHNT; the protein is encoded by the exons ATGCTATATACATTTCATGGTAGAAATGAAACAGAACAAAACGTGGATATAAAGATCATATCATCAAAtatgaagaagaaaaaagaagataatgACATCAAAGACGATCCTCTAACTGTTTTAATCAAT GTAGGTCGATCTGATAGAGACGATGTGGAATTTATGATTGCTGATAAGTTGGcgaataagaaatatttcttcGAAGATGAAGATTTATGTGGCCGAT ATTCGGATCCCACCAAGCCTTCAGAAAATAACGAAGACACAATATCCCGCTATACATCAGCAACTTGTTTATCTACGAACAACGTGTACCTTAGAATAAAACCGAACTCCGCAAAAACCAACAAAGAAATCTATAGAGTAGTCGGTTTAAAGACGCTTCACGTAAAGAAAGGCGAGAACGTAGATAAGAAGTACTCCTTTACAAGAATTTTCGATTCAGAGTCCACTCAAGCTGATTTATTTTGTCAAAGCGTACGGTGGCAAGTGATTTACTTTCTTCTCGGTGAGAGTTCAACGATTCTAACCTATGGAGCTTCTAACTCTGGAAAAACGTATACATTGTACGGATCAACGGATTCGCCTGGTATAATCCCTCGCGccatcgaatttttattttcctcgaTTAACTGCACCTTGGCTCCTTGGTATAAAATCAGCGACGACAATAGAATTGTCTGTTTAGACGAGCACGAACGAAATTCTGAAATACACAAcaaaacgaatttaataaatccgAATGTAATCGCGAAGGAAGAATACACACAGGCTCGATTGTCTTTGAATAATTCGAACCCTCGAATTGCTGAATTGAAGGAACAAGATCTTTGGAGTGACGAGTGCATGTCCTCTGTATGGATGTCCGTTGCAGAAATCTACAATGATAACGTGTACGATCTTCTAGCCATCGACGATCAGGATAGACGACCACTAAAAGTGACAACTCGAAGGGATTGTTCTACTTACGTGAATGGTTTAAAATTTATCCACATCACCACAGCATTGGAAGCTTGTCAGCTATTAATCTTCGTTCGATCTAGAATGGCTGTAATCTCGACAGCACCAAATATCGCGAACTCGCAGTCTCATACCATTTTGACATTAAAATTGTTGAAGTATGAGAAGGAGAACGTACCGGAAGAAGTTCGAGTGAGTACGCTAACATTTTTCGACGTGGCTGGTTCCAGAAAGTTTAAAAAAGGAGAAGGGAGAGGCTGCGGATCAATAGAATCGAGGAATATAAATAATAGCTTGCTGGTGCTTGGAAGATGTCTTAAATCTCTGCGTGACACTCATCCGAGCGGTGACAATGTAACTGGCCCTTTTCGAGAGTCGAAATTGACCAGGATTCTTCAGAAGGTTTTGACTGGTCGAGAGAAGGTCagtttcattattaatattgatattGGAATTGATTCTTTTCCGAAGACTTTGAGTGCTCTGAACTTCTCAGCAATGGCAAAGAAATTAGGTAGCGAACCAGAGATATTGAAACGAAGCACGTTCTCTGTGACGACGATGACGCCAAGGAGTTCAAAATCGTCCACGTGTGCTCCTGCCGCGAATAGTCCAAGAAAGGTCATCACTATGGATTTCGAAGAATACGAAACCCTTAAGCAACAGAATAAGAAGTTGGTGGAAGAACTGAGTGCCATAAAAGCCACTAGTAACAAGAAGCAGATCGTCTCGATGAAAGTTTCGAAAGAGGCACAGACGGAAAATTCGTTTTTCGATTACACAGAGTTGCAAAAGAAACACGCGGAACTGATGAAACGTCTAGAAGCTTTGGAACGCGAGAACTTAAATCGAGAATTTGAGATAAGGCAGGAATTGCTGGATCACTATTCCACGGTTATCAAACAGCTAGAGTCAACTTGGAAGAAACGCACGCAGAATATCGAGGACGAGAGGCGACACTTGTTGAAGTGGTCTGTGAACCAAGTAGAAACGTTTTTTAAAGAACGTATCGATAGTATAACgtgtaataaaaagagaaagagggatgACGACAATAATTCTAACGAAATTCGACCGACCTACGTGGAACTTGAAGCTGAAAATGCCATGATCACGTCGGAAGTGGTCGATTTAAGAGAAATGGTGCGCAGTCTGAGGACCGAGAACAAGTTACTGAATaaagatagaaatatatatgAGTTAGAGTTTTCGATAATCGATGGAAGACTCAAATATGTGTATGAATTAGCTGAAGTGAATTTTCCTGAATTATCTTTCAAGATGCAAAATGACCCGTGCGACCCAGATCGCTTTATAAATGAACTGAAACGTATGTTTgacgaaatggcggacaaaatctGGTATTTGAAATGTGATTTGAAGGCAGCATCCAATAATCGTGCAGAAATTATGGCGAAGTCGATGGAAACAGAGAAAATGCTATGGAATACGAAAATCACGTTGAAGGAGACGTTGAATAAAGTGAAAGACCTTGAAAGTGAAAGACGAGAAAAGACGAATCTTATTCACAATTTGCAACTTCAATTGCGGTTGCTGAGAAAAGAGTTAACCGACACTCAAGAATATGAGATCGATTATGATGCGAAATGTGCTGGAAAGGAAGATGTCCGTATCTTGAACCGAAAATATCATTCACTCAGCAACGAAGATTTCTTCTGTAGCGATAACAGCGATAATACCGAGTTAATAACACAAGCTCACGTGGATATAAAATCGGAAGGATATTTTAATGACGATACTAAGAATTCACTGAAGAACGTTTCCTTAAATACTGTAGACTCTGACTTGGATCGACACATTTTCAGATCCAGCGACGGTGACAATGTGAACGAAGATTCTGGTATCGATTTCAGTTGCAGAAGGCAGAGTATTAATGATAGTTCCTCTatggaagaaacgaaagaaaattccaCGCGAACGACTTCCATGTTCCACCATTACAATGATGGGTGCGAACAAACCAGACAATTGAAGACTAATCATATGAATGTGGAACATTATACCGAGCAAGAACGAGAAATGTCATTGGACAGAGAATTATCACGCGATGTGAGTGATCTGAAGTTGGCAATAGAGACTTTGAGAAGAATGGCAGATTTTAATAAACTGGAGGTCGCGGAGTACAGAAGCAAATTACTGTGTTGCGAAGAAAAAGCGAAGGAACTGAAAGAAGAGAATGAAAAACTGATAAAAATAGTGGAAATAGATTCGCAGAAGTACAACGAGAGGATCAATCAGTTGACTCAGGAGCTTCTGGTTAAGGAAGAGGACGATAATCGCAGTCTGAAGCAACTTGAGACTTGTTTGAAGAAGTGTGCCTCTCTCGAGGATCAGTTGTCTATGCTTCATCTCGTTCACGAGCAAACGCTGAAATCGTTCGCGAATAAGAATCCACAAATCGAAAAATCTGGAAAGGAACTGTCGGCGAAGAGTTTGGAGACGAGCGACAAAGTGGCAGAAACGCGGAGCGATCTGTTCAGGGTACAGCAGCTGCAGGAGAAGGTTAACGGACTCGAAACTGTTCTCGAAAAGTGCCAGGAGGAGAGAAACAATTATCGCGAGCGATTGCAGGAACATTTAGAGACGCAGTCGATGCTGGAAATGAAATTGAAGTGGCTGTCGACGGAAATTCGGAGCAGAGATGATGAGCTGGTCTCGTTGAAGAAGGAATTTAACAACATGGCACAGCAGAACGAATCTAACGATGAAAGAATGAAACATTTGAGCGGAGAGATCGTTCGATCGAACGACAATGTGCGTTGTATGAAAGAAAAATTGACATATCTCGAAGAAACACGGAAGAATCTTGAAGAAAGATTGGAGAACGAAATCGTTGATCCTCGTTCGAGTTTGACGAATATTATTCAGAAGATCTACGAGCAGAATAAAGATAgagaagagaaattttataagttaAAGTTACAACTGCGTGAGAATGAGACAGAGATGGATTTGCTTAAGAAGCATAGGAATGATAATATAAAGAAGTACGAATGTATGGTACAGTATTTAAGAATAGAGGTTGAAAAGAAGAAGGAACAGCTGTCTAAATTgcagaaattaattttttcgaaTTTCACTTTGAGATATCGCAAGTTGTGTAATAAAAGACGAAGCAAATCGATGGTTTTTCAATTGCAGAAGCTAACTATTTGTAGTAAGCAAGATTTGAAAATGTCGTCTGTTGATAGAATAGCTAATGACGAAGAATTATCTCCGTCAATTTATGAATGCTCGATTGATAATTCGCGTGATATTTATTTCCCAAATTCGCAATTATCAGCCAGAAATGAAGAGTTCGATACTAAAAGTGCGTATGGAACAGAAGAGTCTTGTCCA ACAGAGAGCAGTTTGGGGTTGAACGACTCGAACGTAGACGCACGTCAGATCCAGAGCGATGCCTCCGACTGTTCTGAAGTGCACTGCGGTTGCGGTATTGGTTTTAAAAATGCTGGAAGGCAGGGAAGAATGTCAGGTTGGATGAAAGTTCGAAGAAGCATCGCGAATACCTGTCTCCTGAGTCAACCCTGCGGTGAATACACCAGTGTTCATAACGATGCTTTCAAGACTGACGTTGTAAAGCATAATACATAA